In the Gemmatimonas sp. genome, GCTCAACCGCGTGGGCACCGAAAGCCTTCCGGTCACTGTCACGTTTCGAGGACGTTCCGATGCGCCCTGATCCCATCCCGTTCTACTATCGCATCACGTCAGGTATTCGTATCACGGTACGCCCGTCGTATCTGCGCGACCGATCGAATCCAGTGCTTGGCCAGTTCGTGTTCGCCTATCACATCCGCATCGAGAATGTGGGTGAACAGGCGTCGCAGCTCCGCACGCGCCGCTGGCTGATTCACGACGAGTCCGCGGGCGACACCGTGGTGGAAGGGGAAGGCGTGGTTGGCGAACAGCCGCATCTGCTTCCCGGACAAGTGCACGAGTACCGCTCGTTCTGCGTGCTCAAGGCGCCGCAGGGCTGGATGGAGGGCTCGTATCGTTTCGTGCGCGACGACGGTTCCTCGTTCGAAGCGGTGATCCCGCGCTTTACGCTTGCCGCTGAGCCCCGGGCCGACACCGTCTCCTGAGCCGAGGTGCGACGGAGTACCGTTCACCCCAGCGGGATCGTGTCGCTGAAGGCGTCGGTCAGTAAACGCGCGGTCGCGTCGTCGAGCAGGTCGCGCACCATCAGCGCCAACAGCGCCGCGAGTGCCGGCTCGGCAATGGGCTCGAGCTCGACGTCCGCTCCCGCCGGTGCAGGCGTCCCCTGTCGTTTGACCAATTGCAGGAGCGGCCCGCTCAACGCATCGCGAGCCTCCTCCCGGCCGCTCCGGGCGATCACCGCACCGAGGCGCGCATCCGCGGCCTCGTATGCCCGGGTATCGGCCATGGCCTCGTAGCGCGCGACGACGCCCGCACGATCGGCCGCCCCGAGGCCAGCCAGTCGCACAAGGAAGCCACGCACGGCGGCGGTCTGCGGCCCATACGGCAGCGACGGCGCGGTGCTCACGAAGTAGCCGGCGTCAACGGCACCTGATGGCCGAGCAGGCGCAGGCCATCGTACACCGTGGGCGCGCTGGGACGCCAGCCCGTGGCCAGCAAGGCGTCGACGTTGATCCGCTGATTGCTGCGGCCACTGCGAACCGGCGCCGCGTTATCGCGTGGCGTCTGCTCCGCCGGCGCGGTGATCGGACGACCGATGAGGGTGGATGCGATCGACGACGAGCGCAGCGGCGTTCCATCGGCGCAGTTGAACACGCGCACGCCCGGTGTGCGATCGTACTGCAGCAGATGCACGATGGCTGACACCACATCGTCGCGCCACGAAAAGTTGCACCACACATCCCCAGTCGCGAAGGCGGGGGCGGCCAGCCGTGCGGCCGGATCACGTTGCGGTCCGTACAGGCCGGCCGCGCGCACGATGCGAACCGTGGCGTCGTGATTCCGGGCCAGCGTCGCGATACGCTGTTCGGCGTCGTACAAGGCCTGCACCCGCGCGTCGCGTGGCTCGATGGCGCTCATCTCGGTGACTTCGCTGCCGTCTTGCCGATCATAGACACCAGTGCTCGACACATACAGCACCGATCTGATGCCGAGCGCATTCGCCAACGCCGCCGCGCCGGCGGCTGCCTGCGGATAGATGCCGTAGTCGTCACCACGCGCGCGCGACGGTGCGACGCACACGACGAGGTGATCGATCGGTGCCGGGAGCGCCGACCGCACGATGGCCTGCAAGGCCGCCGTCGATTCCGGCCCGCGCACGGCGTCGGCGATATCGCCCGTCAACGCGGAAACGTCGGGGTGGGTTGCTGTACGGGCGCTACGCTGCAGCGTGGCAACGGTAGCGCCACGCGCCGCCAGCTGTACCGCCGTGGGCTGACCCAACCAGCCCGGCCCCACGAGCAGCACACTGCCGTGCAGGCGTGCTGCCGTTGCTTCCGGAGGGACCGACGTCATCGCGTGCCGCGCATCAACGAAGCAGGAAGTACCAGACCGCGCCGCCCGCTGCCAAGGCGACACCGATGCCGGCCCCGATCAGGCCGGTGCTCTTGCCGCCGGTCTCCTTCGGATGTCGATCGGACATCGGGGTCCGCCCGGTCCGTCCGGCACGCTGCGACGTGTGGGCGCTCGCCTCGTCTGCGTCGGCGGCGTTCTGCGCATCCTGTGCGCGCGTCATGTCCCGCGCCGTCGGCGGCATCGGCGCCGGAGCGGGCGCCGGCTCCATGCGAGCGCCAGGGGTGACCAGCGCAGCCGGAGGCGGCCCGAATCCATGCGTCAACACGGGCTCTGTGTGCCGTACCGGTGGACGGAGCGGTGCGTTGAGCGGCGAAAGCGGTTCTGGCACAGCGGGTGCCGGCTCCTCGATGCGCGACGGCGTTGCCTCATCGAGTTCGAGTGCCGGACGGTGCATCGGCACATCGACCAGTGAGTCGGCCAGTGCGTCGTCGAGCTCGAGCCCCAGCAGATCGGTGCTCGCATCCAGTATCGATGCGGGCGCATCGGGTGCGCCGAGCCCATGCTCGATCGTGAAGCCGAGCGCCATCGAGGGCGCATCGTCGTCCTGGCGCGGGGGCCCGAACTCGTCGGCCAGGTCGAGCGCGATGTCCACCGCTGGCGTGGGGGCATCGTCCACCAGATCGAGCATCGGTTCGACCGGTGTATCCACGACCGTTTCGAAGGCGGCGAGAATCTCGGCATCGTGATTCACCGGCTCCTGAATCGCGATCACCCCCGAGGGCGTGGTGCGCAGCAGCACATCGGTGATCGCGACGGCATCGCGGAGCGGCTGATCGTCCCACTCGGCTTCGGCCGCCTGCTCGTCGATCGAGGCATGCGCGTAGACGGCCACCTCCTCGGCGGGGCTCGCCTCACGGTGGACCGTCTCGGCGCGATTGGCGTCGGCACGGGAGCGAACGGCCGCAACCATCGCGAGCAGGCGGTCGGCACGATCGGTGGACATGCCATGCGCATCGAGCAGGGCGTGGAGACGCAGCAACAGCGGTTCGGCGTTGGCCGGGACGCCCGCGGCCAGGGCCAGCCGGGCGGCGTTCTCCAACATCACCACGAGGCGCGCATCTTCATCGCCGACATGACGTTCCACGGCTGATATCGCGCGCTGGATCAGCGCCTGCGCTTCGTCGAGCCGGCCGGAGGCACCGAGCATGACCGCGAGATCCATGCGTTCGCGAGCCACCGGCATCGCGTCCTCGCCGGCGAGCGCGACACGGAGGGCGCAGGAGCGCTGGGCATGGAGCAGGGCGTCGTCGGTACGTCCGGCCCGGAAGCAGGCCTGCGCCAGATTGCCGAGAATCAACGCCAGCGCATCGTGAGAGCTCACATCGGGCGCACGTCGTGCCAACACGTCGGCCGCGGCAGCAAATGCCTCGGCGGCTTCATCCCAGTCCGCCGCAGCGGCAAGGGACAAGCCCCGCGTGTTGTCATCCATCCAACCGTCGCGCTCGGAGCGCGCGGACCCGTGTGCCATCAGTAGCTCATGCATCGCGAGAGTTTGACGCGCCGTCGTAACCCACGTCACCGTGGTGTGCGCGATTGTGCCAGCAGTGAAACGTTCGTGCACGGAGCGACATGGCCGCCGGCCGCTTGCACTGAAACGCCGTGATCCGCCGTTCCCTCTACGAACGGTTTCACGACGCCCTGTGTGCAATATGGCATGCTCCGACCATCCGGCGGCAGGCGCGATGCGAACGGAGCGTGATGGGCGTCAAACCTCATAAGGCGGCGCTTGGGCGTCGCGTTGACGCCGATCGTCCAGCGCGTAGCTTCCGCGTATGAACTCGTCGCCGAATCGATTTGCACTGAATGACTTACGGTCCTGTTCGCCGAAGTCAGTCGGTCGTACTGCCTGGCATCTCGCGATGCTCTGCACACTCGCGGCGTGCAATCGTGAAAAGAGCGTCACGGTGTCGGGTGACATACCGGGGCTCGATACACTCGGATATCGCGGCGATTCGCTGCTGGCGCAGGCCGAGCGCGGCCCGGCCGACCTACTCGATTCGCTCGCGGTCATGCAGAACGCGTCGCAGGTGGCGGCCAGCGGTTCAAACGACGGCACGATCGCGAACGTGAACAGCGCCACGCGTGCCAGCGCCGGGTTCGGTACCACGGCCGGTCAGGCGATGAGCCTTCGGGCCCAAGCACGTGGTGATTCGATGGCCCGCGCCATCGCGCAGCGACTGGCGGGCGGGAGTGATCTGGCCGGTCGCACGCGTGGTGATTCGGTGCGCGGCGTGGTTACGATCGTCGGTGCCGAGCCCGCTCGGCAGGTCGTCCTGCGCGTCGATGGCAACAACATTTCGCTGAGCGGGATGGCGACCACGGGGCTCGGGCGATTGGCCGGCACGGAGGTCGTGGTGCGCGGCGTCAAGATCACGCCGCGCGACATCGTCGTGTCGGATTATCTGGTGCGGTCGTCCGACGGTGTACCGGCGTGGGATGGCACCCTCGACGACGGCGGCGGGCTGCGACTCACTGACGGATCCGGTCGCAAACGACTGCCCTCCGTGCCCAGCGCGCTACGAGGGATGGTCGGTGCGCGTGTCTGGGTCGCGTTCAAGGAAGGCAGCGCTACCGCCGACTCGTACGGTATCATCGGTCGGCGGTAGTCGCGCACTGATGTCGTCAGGCTTCGCGGATCGCGGCCATCGGCGTTTCCTTGTAGACATCGCGGCTGGTCAGTAACCCGATCGCCATCGTCAGCAGCAGCATGCCCGCCGCGATCACGAACGTCGGGCCGACGGCGGGATCGAACGGATCCTTGAACACGAAGCGCGTGAGGCCCCATGCGCCAGCGAACGCCAGCACCATGCCGGTGAGCGCCCCGAGCGCCCCGAGCGCCCCGTACTCCGCGAGCAACACGCGCGCGACCTGAGCCCGTGATGCTCCAAGCGTGCGCAGTAACACGCCTTCTCGCAATCGCGCGCGCCGCGTGGCGGCGACGGCGCTGAAGAGCACCGGGATGCCCATCGCCAACGAGAACAGTCCCAGGAAGCGGATCGCGAGCGTGACCTTGTCGACGATGGCGCCGATCGTCTGACGCACGAGTGTGAGATCGACGCTCGAGATGTTCGGGAACCGTCGCACGATATCGCGCTGCACGGCGGCGATCGCCGGTCCCGCCGGCACATTGGCGACCACCACGAACTGTTGTGGCGCGCGACGCAGCGCCTCGGGCGCGAACACCACGAAGAAGTTCGCCTCGAAGCGTGCCCAGTTCACGGTGCGGAAACTGGTCACGATCGTGGTGACCGGTACACCCTGCACATTCCACGTGACGGTGTCACCGAGTGCCACGCCCAGATCGGTGGCGAGGTCGCGCTCGAAGGACACTTCGAACGGCGCATCCGGACTGCTGGCGCGCGACTTCGCGCGCGTGGCCGAATCGGCGAACCACTTGCCAGCCACGACGGCTTCCGAGCCCACGATGGAATCGCGATACGTGCTGCGGTATTCGCGACGCAGCGCCCACCCGGCGCGCCGCGCGCTCGTGTCGGCCATCAGCGACGACACACTACGGCCATTCAGCGCGTCGATACGCATCGTCACGATCGGCGTCTGTTGCACCACGGGATGCTGCCGCGCGCGCAGGAGTGAATCGAGTGGTGCCGCCTGATCATCCTGCACGTCGAAGAAGAGGAGGTTGCCGGCCGAGCCGGCGGAGGTGGCTTGCACGCGACTGAGCAGATTCGCCTGCACCAGGTACACGGTACTGAGCAGGAAGGCGCCGAATCCCAGCGCGAGCGTGACCGCGCGTGTCTGATTGGCCGGGCGGTGCAGATTGGCGATGCCCTGCCGGAGCTCGAATGGCCACGACGGCCGCGTGCTGCGGCGTGCCGCCGCGATGAGCAACGAGGCGGCGATCCAGAGCACCAGCACCGCGCCCCCGATGGCCGCGCTGATGTAGAGCCCCTGGCGAACGCTGCCGATGCGCGACACCACGATGCCGATGATGCTGCTCACCAACAGTGCGTCGACGGTCAGGCGTGCCGGGTCGTTCCACTCGCGGGGCAGGGCCGTGTTGTCCATTTCGCGGCGAATCGCCTGCAACGGGGACACACGACGCAACGCGAGCAGAGGTCGCATTGCGAACACCAGCGACACCCACACGCCGGTGGCAAGGCCCAGAATCAGCGGCCGCGGTTCAAGGGCGAGTTCGACATCGATGGGTAGGAAATCCGACACCACACCCGGCAGGAGGAACTGCACGGCGACGCCGAGCAGTGTACCGGCGATAGCACCGACGAGGCCCATGGCGGCCGACTGCACGACGTACAACGCCAGGACCTGACGACTGGTGGCGCCTAGGCATCGCAGCACGGCCACGGTATCGATCTTGGCGGAAACGAACGCGTTGACACCACTCGCGACACCGATGCCGCCGAGCAGGAGAGCAATGAGTCCGATGATGCTGAGGAAATCCGCCAAGCGCGCAACCGACTCGGTGAAATCGCGCTCGGTATCGGCCACCGTGCGTACGCGCACACGCGTGCGCACGGCGCCCGACACGAGCCCCGAAGCGGAATCGGGCGCTGGTTCGACCGCCTTCGGTACCGAGTCGGCCGCCGGGGCTTCGTCTTCGCCGCCCGGGCCACGGCGTTCCTCGCCGCGTGCTTCCTGCGCTTCCTGCTGCGCGGCCGCTTTCGGGTCGATCCGGCGACGGAGATCACGCGCCATCGTCTTTGCGGCGGCTGGGGTGGCCAGCGACGCGGGCAGCTTGAGCACCACGTCGTACTCGGCGCGGCTCCCGAACTTGAGCAGTGCGGTCGCGCCGAGCCACGTGTCGGACACGTACACCCGCGGCCCGATGACCGCCGTGATGCCGGCATCGCCGGGCACGTTGCCGAGCGTGCCGGCAATGGCGAACATCTTCTGACCGAGTCGCAGTGAATCACCGACGCTGGCATCGAGCGCGACCAGCAGCGATGGATCGACGAACACGATCGACTCGTTGTGTACGCGCGACCACGCGTTGGCGGGAATCGTTTCGATCTCGCCGTAGAACGGATAGCCGGGCGAGACGGCGCGCACCTGCACGAGTCGTGTGCCACCCGACGGCTCGGCCAGCGCCATGCTGGCAAAGGTCGTGACCCGAGACGTGGCGATGTTGTCGGTGCGCAGCGAATCGAGCAGCGTATCGACCACGGCCGGGAACGCGGCGCGCGCTTGCAGCGCCATGTCACCGCCGAGCAGCGTGCGCGACTGTTCGCGAATGGAGCGCGTGACGTTGCCGGCGAACGAGTCGATCGCGACGAGCGCGGCGACGCCGAACGCAATCGATGACATGTACAGCGCCAGACGACGACGGGCCGTACGGCTCTCCCGCCAGGCGAGGCGGAGCAGGGCCTGCGTCGTCATGAGGCGGACGGAGCTGCAGTCGGCTCGTGCATGACGTCTTCGACCACGACGCCGTCACGGAGACGGATGGTGCGTTGCGTTCGGGCGGCCAGCGCGATGTCGTGGGTGACTAGCACGATCGTGCATCCACGTTCGCGATTCAGCGCCTGCAACAACTCGACGATG is a window encoding:
- a CDS encoding tetratricopeptide repeat protein gives rise to the protein MAHGSARSERDGWMDDNTRGLSLAAAADWDEAAEAFAAAADVLARRAPDVSSHDALALILGNLAQACFRAGRTDDALLHAQRSCALRVALAGEDAMPVARERMDLAVMLGASGRLDEAQALIQRAISAVERHVGDEDARLVVMLENAARLALAAGVPANAEPLLLRLHALLDAHGMSTDRADRLLAMVAAVRSRADANRAETVHREASPAEEVAVYAHASIDEQAAEAEWDDQPLRDAVAITDVLLRTTPSGVIAIQEPVNHDAEILAAFETVVDTPVEPMLDLVDDAPTPAVDIALDLADEFGPPRQDDDAPSMALGFTIEHGLGAPDAPASILDASTDLLGLELDDALADSLVDVPMHRPALELDEATPSRIEEPAPAVPEPLSPLNAPLRPPVRHTEPVLTHGFGPPPAALVTPGARMEPAPAPAPMPPTARDMTRAQDAQNAADADEASAHTSQRAGRTGRTPMSDRHPKETGGKSTGLIGAGIGVALAAGGAVWYFLLR
- a CDS encoding FtsX-like permease family protein, whose translation is MTTQALLRLAWRESRTARRRLALYMSSIAFGVAALVAIDSFAGNVTRSIREQSRTLLGGDMALQARAAFPAVVDTLLDSLRTDNIATSRVTTFASMALAEPSGGTRLVQVRAVSPGYPFYGEIETIPANAWSRVHNESIVFVDPSLLVALDASVGDSLRLGQKMFAIAGTLGNVPGDAGITAVIGPRVYVSDTWLGATALLKFGSRAEYDVVLKLPASLATPAAAKTMARDLRRRIDPKAAAQQEAQEARGEERRGPGGEDEAPAADSVPKAVEPAPDSASGLVSGAVRTRVRVRTVADTERDFTESVARLADFLSIIGLIALLLGGIGVASGVNAFVSAKIDTVAVLRCLGATSRQVLALYVVQSAAMGLVGAIAGTLLGVAVQFLLPGVVSDFLPIDVELALEPRPLILGLATGVWVSLVFAMRPLLALRRVSPLQAIRREMDNTALPREWNDPARLTVDALLVSSIIGIVVSRIGSVRQGLYISAAIGGAVLVLWIAASLLIAAARRSTRPSWPFELRQGIANLHRPANQTRAVTLALGFGAFLLSTVYLVQANLLSRVQATSAGSAGNLLFFDVQDDQAAPLDSLLRARQHPVVQQTPIVTMRIDALNGRSVSSLMADTSARRAGWALRREYRSTYRDSIVGSEAVVAGKWFADSATRAKSRASSPDAPFEVSFERDLATDLGVALGDTVTWNVQGVPVTTIVTSFRTVNWARFEANFFVVFAPEALRRAPQQFVVVANVPAGPAIAAVQRDIVRRFPNISSVDLTLVRQTIGAIVDKVTLAIRFLGLFSLAMGIPVLFSAVAATRRARLREGVLLRTLGASRAQVARVLLAEYGALGALGALTGMVLAFAGAWGLTRFVFKDPFDPAVGPTFVIAAGMLLLTMAIGLLTSRDVYKETPMAAIREA
- a CDS encoding NAD-dependent epimerase/dehydratase family protein translates to MTSVPPEATAARLHGSVLLVGPGWLGQPTAVQLAARGATVATLQRSARTATHPDVSALTGDIADAVRGPESTAALQAIVRSALPAPIDHLVVCVAPSRARGDDYGIYPQAAAGAAALANALGIRSVLYVSSTGVYDRQDGSEVTEMSAIEPRDARVQALYDAEQRIATLARNHDATVRIVRAAGLYGPQRDPAARLAAPAFATGDVWCNFSWRDDVVSAIVHLLQYDRTPGVRVFNCADGTPLRSSSIASTLIGRPITAPAEQTPRDNAAPVRSGRSNQRINVDALLATGWRPSAPTVYDGLRLLGHQVPLTPATS
- the apaG gene encoding Co2+/Mg2+ efflux protein ApaG, with translation MRPDPIPFYYRITSGIRITVRPSYLRDRSNPVLGQFVFAYHIRIENVGEQASQLRTRRWLIHDESAGDTVVEGEGVVGEQPHLLPGQVHEYRSFCVLKAPQGWMEGSYRFVRDDGSSFEAVIPRFTLAAEPRADTVS